In Humulus lupulus chromosome 7, drHumLupu1.1, whole genome shotgun sequence, the following are encoded in one genomic region:
- the LOC133788397 gene encoding lon protease homolog 1, mitochondrial-like produces the protein MLKLLSSSSCLQNRVHSLAPNSIRTGSAGSTAPFLRVLSSLTGFTGRNRNLGCRAFFCSDASDGSEPVAEAEVKEAESGAEAKPSSAIVSTNPRPEDYLTVIALPLPHRPLFPGFYMPIFVKDPKLMAALQDSRKRQAPYAGAFLLKDEPGTDPSFVSGSETDKNIYDLKGKELFNRLHEVGTLAQISSIQGDQVILIGHRRLRITEMVSEEPLTVKVDHLKDKPYNKDDDVIKATSFEVISTLRDVLKTSSLWRDHVQTYTQHIGDFNFPRLADFGAAISGANKLQCQEVLEELDVYKRLKLTLELVKKEIEITKIQESIAKAIEEKISGEQRRYLLNEQLKAIKKELGLETDDKTALSAKFRERLEPNREKCPPHVLQVIEEELTKLQLLEASSSEFNVTRNYLDWLTALPWGNFSDENFDVLHAQKILDEDHYGLTDVKERILEFIAVGKLRGTSQGKIICLSGPPGVGKTSIGRSIARALNRKFFRFSVGGLADVAEIKGHRRTYIGAMPGKMVQCLKNVGTANPLVLIDEIDKLGRGHAGDPASALLELLDPEQNANFLDHYLDVPIDLSKVLFVCTANVVEMIPNPLLDRMEVISIAGYITDEKMHIARDYLEKSTRESCGIKPEQVEVTEAALLALIENYCRESGVRNLQKQIEKIYRKIALKLVRQGVSGENEATEPNEAEVEQVIRVVQNTDDSKIQSGVESVEGNSHDQEIESSLESDTIKDAKESENINEKEATKTVEKVLVDKENLSDFVGKPVFHAERIFDRTPIGVVMGLAWTAMGGSTLYIETSQVEQGDGKGALILTGQLGDVMKESAQIAHTVARAILLKEEPDSTYFANTKLHLHVPAGATPKDGPSAGCTMITSMLSLAMNKPVKKDLAMTGEVTLTGKILPIGGVKEKTIAARRGEVKTIIFPSANRRDYDELASNVKEGLNVHFVEEYRQIFGIAFGDDQNSEK, from the exons ATGTTGAAGCTTCTCTCCTCCTCTTCATGCCTTCAGAACCGAGTCCACAGCCTCGCTCCGAACAGCATCCGAACAGGCTCAGCCGGGTCTACGGCGCCGTTTCTTCGTGTTTTGAGCTCGCTCACTGGTTTTACTGGGCGAAATCGTAATCTGGGTTGCCGTGCATTTTTTTGCTCGGACGCGAGTGATGGGTCGGAGCCAGTGGCGGAGGCCGAGGTCAAGGAGGCGGAGTCAGGGGCCGAGGCAAAGCCTTCCTCCGCAATTGTGTCCACGAACCCTAGACCTGAAGATTATCTAACG GTTATAGCATTACCATTGCCCCATAGGCCGCTGTTTCCAGGATTCTACATGCCAATTTTTGTCAAG GATCCGAAACTAATGGCAGCTTTACAAGATAGTCGAAAACGGCAAGCTCCATATGCTGGAGCTTTCCTTCTTAAGGATGAGCCAGGGACTGATCCTAGTTTTGTATCTGGTTCTGAAACTGATAAGAACATTTATGACCTGAAAGGGAAAGAGTTATTTAATCGTCTTCACGAAGTTGGTACACTTGCACAG ATCTCAAGTATCCAAGGAGACCAGGTCATCCTCATTGGTCACAGGCGTCTTCGCATTACAGAGATG GTTAGCGAGGAACCACTTACTGTAAAAGTTGATCATCTTAAG GATAAACCGTATAACAAGGATGATGATGTTATAAAGGCAACATCATTTGAGGTGATATCAACTCTAAGAGATGTTCTAAAGACTAGCTCCCTTTGGAGGGATCATGTCCAGACATACACTCAG CATATAGGTGATTTTAACTTCCCAAGGTTAGCAGATTTTGGAGCTGCCATATCTGGTGCAAACAAATTGCAATGCCAAGAAGTGCTTGAAGAGCTAGAT GTGTATAAGAGATTAAAGCTCACACTGGAATTAGTAAAGAAAGAAATAGAAATTACCAAGATTCAG GAATCCATTGCAAAAGCAATTGAAGAGAAGATAAGTGGGGAACAACGCCGGTACTTATTGAATGAGCAACTTAAAGCAATAAAGAAG GAACTGGGATTGGAGACAGATGATAAAACAGCACTGTCTG CTAAGTTTAGAGAAAGGCTTGAACCAAACAGGGAAAAATGCCCTCCTCATGTTTTGCAAGTTATTGAAGAAGAGCTTACAAAACTGCAGCTGTTAGAGGCAAGTTCAAGTGAATTTAATGTGACTCGCAACTATTTGGATTGGTTGACTGCACTCCCTTGGGGAAACTTCAG TGATGAGAATTTTGATGTCCTTCATGCACAGAAGATTCTTGATGAAGATCATTATGGATTGACTGATGTAAAAGAAAGAATATTAGAATTCATTGCTGTTGGAAAACTAAGAGGAACCTCACAAG GAAAAATCATTTGTCTCTCTGGCCCGCCTGGGGTGGGCAAAACCAGCATTGGTCGTTCAATTGCACGTGCTTTGAATCGTAAGTTCTTCCGTTTTTCTGTAGGAGGGTTAGCCGATGTCGCTGAAATTAAG GGGCATCGTCGAACCTATATTGGTGCTATGCCGGGAAAGATGGTGCAATGCCTTAAAAATGTGGGAACAGCAAATCCTCTTGTTCTGATTGATGAGATTGACAAG TTGGGAAGGGGGCATGCTGGTGATCCAGCAAGTGCTCTGTTGGAGCTTCTTGATCCAGAGCAAAATGCAAATTTTCTAGACCATTATCTTGATGTTCCTATTGATCTATCAAAG GTTCTGTTTGTTTGCACAGCAAATGTTGTGGAGATGATACCTAACCCCCTCTTGGACAGAATGGAGGTTATTTCCATTGCCGGATATATTACAGATGAGAAAATGCATATTGCAAGAGACTATTTGGAGAAGAGCACACGTGAATCATGCGGCATTAAACCTGAACAG GTTGAAGTGACTGAAGCAGCTCTTCTAGCTCTTATTGAAAACTACTGCCGAGAATCAGGTGTTCGAAATCTCCAAAAACAGATAGAGAAGATTTACCGCAAG ATAGCTCTGAAACTTGTCAGACAAGGAGTATCAGGGGAAAATGAAGCCACTGAACCTAATGAAGCAGAAGTAGAACAAGTGATCAGGGTGGTTCAGAATACAGATGACAGCAAGATTCAGTCTGGGGTTGAATCAGTGGAGGGTAACAGTCATGATCAAGAAATTGAATCATCTTTGGAATCTGACACAATTAAG GATGCAAAAGAGTCTGAAAATATTAATGAAAAAGAAGCAACAAAGACTGTTGAGAAAGTATTGGTTGACAAAGAAAACTTATCTGATTTTGTTGGCAAACCTGTTTTCCATGCTGAAAGAATTTTTGACCGAACTCCAATTGGAGTTGTGATGGGTCTTGCTTGGACTGCTATGGGTGGTTCCACCCTGTACATAGAGACAAGCCAGGTTGAGCAAGGAGATGGTAAAGGAGCTCTCATTCTCACTGGTCAACTAGGAGATGTTATGAAAGAAAGTGCCCAGATTGCTCACACTGTTGCTAGGGCAATTTTGCTCAAGGAAGAACCAGATAGCACTTACTTTGCCAATACCAAGCTTCATCTCCATGTTCCTGCCGGTGCCACCCCGAAGGACGGGCCAAGTGCTGGTTGCACCATGATTACATCCATGCTGTCCCTTGCTATGAACAAGCCCGTCAAGAAGGATCTAGCAATGACAGGGGAGGTCACTCTAACGGGAAAAATTCTCCCAATTGGAGGG GTTAAAGAGAAAACTATAGCAGCAAGGAGGGGCGAAGTGAAGACCATTATTTTCCCTTCGGCGAACAGGAGGGATTATGATGAGCTTGCATCCAATGTGAAAGAAGGCCTTAATGTTCACTTCGTTGAAGAGTACAGGCAGATATTTGGTATAGCTTTTGGTGATGACCAGAATAGTGAAAAATAA